In Pocillopora verrucosa isolate sample1 chromosome 13, ASM3666991v2, whole genome shotgun sequence, one genomic interval encodes:
- the LOC131796937 gene encoding uncharacterized protein has translation MSFKELQGQVASWLGRLQYDSEIRCHPGRLHNNADALSRRPRRQHGNSPSCTPTGLSQVTVVARDLPIGETPRESGENRLLRNFTSMRCAARAVWAQFELLLLRQRVLYVKSAAHTTQAKLRMIVPKQLVEQALVEVHDGVAGAYLGGMESLMKMKARFRRPGTTKENILGNVPNLHKTLRSMLKARVEDNPATRDEHLDFCLTAYRSSVHSSTGHNPSELMFGREMRIPLDVMVGGAEDNECSYTDFVAVEQVAQVAEYLTA, from the exons atgtcttttaaagaacTGCAAGGGCAAGTGGCCAGTTGGCTAGGAcgcttacagtatgattctgagatacgatgtcacccggggaggttacacaacaatgcagacgccttgtctagaaggcccagacgacaacatgggaatagtccatcgtgtactccaacaggattatcccaaGTTACGGTTGTTGCTAGAGACCTTCCGATCGGTGAAACCCcacgtgaa agtggagAAAACCggctgttgaggaacttcacgtcgatgcgctgtgctgctcgtgctgtctgggcccagtttgaactgttgttgctacGACAGCGGGTTCTCTATGtaaagtcagctgcccacactactcaagctaaactgaggatgattgtaccgaaacagttagtggagcaggcccttgtcgaagttcatgatggcgtTGCTGGCGCCTACCTTGGAGGAATGGAGagcctaatgaagatgaaagctagATTCAGGAGGCCTGGcacgaccaaagag AACATTCTCGGAAATGTGCCaaatctgcacaaaaccttaaggagcatgttgaaagctagagttgaagataatccagctacacGGGATGAGCACCTCGATTTTTGCCTGACGGCCtatcgcagtagtgttcattcctccacggggcacaacccgtccgagctcatgttcggtagagagatgaggatacctttggatgtaatggttggcggtgccgaagacaatgagtgttcctacactgatttcgttgctgtagaacAAGTTGCACAAGTTGCAgaatacttaactgcttga